ATCCATCTGATTCCTTtcactcaaaaccctaaatttcaacaTTTATCGACTATATTTTTGATAATTCCTGCGATTAAATTCAATTTCTGTTCATTAAAAAATTGAGAGTGTCTTtggtcaaaagaagaagaagagatgactGTTTTGTTGGATAATTTGATTCGTTCATTATTGATGTGGTTGAAGCTAATCAAAGACAAAAAACCTAATGTTAACTCTAATTTTGATCATGTATTGTTAGTACCTGGTATTGCTGGTTCTATACTTAATTATGTTGATGATAACGGTGCTCAACAACGCATTTGGGTACGATTTCTATGTGTTGATCGAGAATTTAAGAATAAGCATTGGTCAATATTTAATCCTTCTACTGGTAATTGTTACTTGTCTTGTTTCCTTTTGATTTCCGAATTTCAATTTAACATGCAAATTTGATAATGGCATATTGGAATTTATATGATGAGCAGGTGAAACAATGTCGTTGGATGGCAATTCGAAAATTGTTGTACCTGAAGATCGATATGGGATTTATGCGGTTGATTGCTTGGATCCTGACTTGGTAATCACTTATCCTCATTTTCCTTTTATCCATGTTAGTCGTTGAGTACAGACTTCGTAATCATGTATGTGCTCCTTTAAACTTTTTTTGAAACATGTCTTATTGTTCTTTTTAAGTTATGCTTTTATAACTATCTCAGTTGCTTGGGATGAGTATATCTTGAAATTCAGTTGGAAATAAGAAAACATGATATGCCATTTAATAATCTCTTTAAATGGGAGACCTAAAGCAAATGTGAAAATTTGCTGGAGTATCTTCTGGATTTACATTCCTTCTACAGGAGTCAAGTTAGTGAATTATCTTATTAATTAACAGGTAAAGAGCTAAGCGTACCAAGTAACAAAGCTAAAATATAAGAATAGAAGACTGGAGCCTTGATTCCCACTGGCTAGACTAGAGCCTAGATTATCCTAAGTGTTGTGAAAATTGTATACTGGAATAAATCATGTTAATTGATACTAAGTTGATTTGAAAATGGTTCTTACTGGCCCCAagtgctatttttttttttgctgctcTCTAAAAATGTCACTTAAGATGGATTGTCCAGCCCCAAGAATATTACTGCGCATTTTGTGATTAATGATATGCTATATAAATGTatgattattaattggttccttaCTGTATTATGTTTTaccaaaaatttaaaattataggATGAGTGATTTCCTGTTTTGCTGCTACAAAGTACTCCAGTAGAGGTTCTACTGTGCAAATTATCATTTGCTATTTTTACATGTCTTTCTTTTTGATGGAAGTTCACCTCATGTATGTCTTTCTTGCAGATTGTTACATGCAATTTCGTTTGTTATTTCCATACAATGATCATGGAAATGCTCAAGTGGGGTTTTGAAGAAGGAAAGACACTGTTTGGGTTTGGCTATGATTTTTGTCAAATTAATAGGTATGCTTTACTCACTGTTGAGGTGAGTACATTGTCTTATTATATGATTACAAGTTCATAGTTTGCTGAAGGACCTTGTGCATAAGGTTGTCAGTAATATTGTGGTAAGTCCACATTGATTTTTTATGTGTACATGATTATACACCGGTTTCTTGTTAATGTGTACACAATTGTACACATGTTAGTTGTTAGTGTGTACATAGTGGTCCACATGCTTCTCACTATACAAGAatttattttagatttattttttattttctgtttgcaTCTCTAATGTGATATGTAATGTTAACTCAGGGGAAGACGCTGTTGATGACGATGGTGAAGTTCCTGAGATATCTAAATGTATTATATGTCTTGCAATTTTGACTGTTTGGATCTCAGTCCTCTCTGAGTACCAGGTTGATTCCAAAGAGGTTTGTAGCATTGGTGCCATTTTCTCCCTAAATATTCATTACGTGAtaacatgccatgtttcaatctATATTTTCCTTTAATCAAACGATAATTACATTCTTTATAGACAGGCATACCATGAATTTTAAACTTACAAACCAGTCCCTCTATAATATCCGGGAAGTCAattctaaaaaagaaaaatggtttaTTAGGAACTGAGATGGTGAATTTCGCTGTTCTTCTCATCCTATAGATTTTTGGACTGGTTTTTCTGATCGCATGTTGCATGGAAAATACTGATTGCTTTCAGCAGCATTATCCTCCTTCCGATTGTCGGAGCTGCAGAGCATGATTTTCGTTGCTTAACTTTTGTACACATCAATGTTTATTTCTTCGACTTGATTTTTCTTAATTTACTATGTGGATTTTGAATTTACAACATATGGACTTCATAGATTTTACTTAGTAGACTAGTGTACAAGATGGTACTCTGCAACATAACCAGTGCACAAGAAGGTACACTACAACATCACAAATTTGTTGCATCATCGCACTTGTGATTCTATTTTTTTCAGACCATTTTTACCTTTTTGTATTCAACAATTCAAAgatctgatttttgttttgcatGATTACAAAGGTTGAATTTCGTTCCGGTTGGCTTGATTTGTGTTAACTATGAGGTTTGTTTTGATGATTGTCGCAGTTTGTGGAGGATAACATGTCCCAGTACAACGATGTGGACTACATGGGGGATGATTATAAAATGGATGATGTAGAAGACGACATGGATGAAGAATATCACGGTAGAGGTTTGGGTGATCCCGAGTCTAATGAGGATGCAGATGACTTCCCACACGGATTGAGAGTAAAGGCAAGGACTTAGGGGTGAAGTTCCCTTGATTGAGGATTCTTCCTAGGGTTCCGTATCATTTATCTTAATTTGAGTGGACTGAATATGTGCTTTCGAATTCATCCTTCCCTTGGAATGACCCCTGACTTGAACCTTTGAGGCCTACTGACTCCCGTAATACCAATTGGTTTGTCTTTTGAACTCActctctagttttgttgaatttacTGCATTGAGTTTAATTACTTGATATATGATTTTGCTATGGGTTAATAAAGATTTTATTTGTATTCTATGTGTACTAATAAAATAACGGATATGAGATATTACGAGATGATTTTATTTGCATTCTCCGATAATTCTTAATGTGTACTTAATTGTACACATGCCGATTTAGAAATTTTTTGAATTAGATAACTCTTCTTATGACCAACATGTTGATCTTAATGTTATATCAAAGTTTTTAGTCTATAATTATGAATTAGAAAATTTAGTATTGTTATTAAGCTCAACTACTATTGAAGAGTCACTTCCTGTTGGTTATGTACACATGTGACAGAAATTCATTTGTGCATAATAGTCCACTCTAGGACTCTTAATCAAATTTTAGTGAAcaatattttttcatttcttagaTATCGAATCAGTGATGTTATGATTCACTGACTGTTATGATAGAAACtacatgtgtacatattagtACACTTACAATATAAATGTACATTCTTGTACACATGTGATAgaattacatgtgtacataacAGCGCTCCTGTAATACAAGTTTACATTATTGTGCACTTTTTAATACAGGTGTACATTGTTGTGCACATGTGACAAAAATCACAGGATGGTGGACATATATCACATAAGCTTATGCATGCATTAGTTTCTAGTTAGTATTAGGATTTTATGGAGGTAAATATATGTCTGTACTTTAGAAGTTTGTTAAATATGAGATATTTTAAACAAGATATAGATTCATTTGTGAGGTGTTTCAGAAAAGACTAATTATTGAAGTTTTGTTGTTCTCTTCTGCTTGTTACATGCAATAGATGTTATTGATGATACAGATCTTCCTCCAAGATATGTGAATAACATAGGTCTTTCTGCAAGAGTTGGAAGGATTAATCTGGACTGGGTCGATCCTGATCAGTCAGCTGAATGAGGCTTTCGTCGTGCAATGGCCCTTGCTGGTAGTGAATTTTTAgaggttagattttttttttgttacctaTGTAATATTTGTAACTTTAGTTTCCACTTCTGCTGAAAATATGCTGTCAGCAAGCAAAGGGTTGTACGGCAGAGAAGGAGAGTTTACTTGATAAACTTGCCCGAACacaagtgtacatattggtgcacctctgATACAAGTGTACATATTTGTGCACCTGTAATAAGATGAGTGCATGTGGATTTCACTGCCATTTCATCCTAGAAACAAGCCTTTTGTAGGAACTGAGATGGTGGATTTCACTGTCATTCATATTCTAGAAAAgcctattttatttttctttgaccaAACCCAAAATAAACATACCTATCATTTTAAGTAAACTATAAATGGCAAATATGCCTATCTTTGTGAAATAGATGAGTGGCTAGTTCTATAAGAGCTTGCAACTAGTATTATGAAGGTGTCTTTGTATTGTGAAGTATGATTACTTAATTTGTTATGAAGGGGGAAGAAATAACATAGACTTTTCCCATGATTAGACCGAGTAATTCATGTAAAGGTGGCAGGAGAGTTAGAGCTGCAGTTGTTTCTGGGGATGAAAATGCTAAATTATCAGGTGCATTTGCGACATTGGCAGTAGATATGCTTCTTACAACTGATGATTCTTGTATGCACATGGATGAGCCTGATTGGGATACACCAAGGGTGAAGTCGCTTCCGTAGATGATGCAATTGAAGATATTCGTCAAGGCAAGGTTGTTCTTTCTTAGCTCTGATCACTTACTCTGCTTACCCAAAAGTACTAGTGAAACCGTGAAAGTGGGGATACccaaatctctttttcttttcttttttgagcaGACAGTTGCATCATAGCTCGGAACTGGGTTTGATCTGGCATGATGAGTTGTCCATGATTTAATTCAAACTGGTGCACCttgtcttgtctttgcattttctggatttttatagctgtgtacatgtttgtacaccgGTGTAAAttaagatataaaaaaaaatttgagaattatatagtcatatgggtactcatTTTGTAGCTCTCCAAAAAAGCTTTcggaatatataaagtttgcgaattttggacaacggttcaaaagataaattgataaattgtttttatattatttaaaattgctgacatcatcatgaatcactttggactaaattgtaaatattttgactaaattgtaaatcaggaGGATTATATATGTATTTTTCATATATTAAATAACttttagactaaattgtaactagTTAACTCGGGATGTACTAATCTGTATTTTTTGACGCGCTTTTGGACTAAACTATATTTTTCCCATTTCTATCTCCAGATTATTACCAAAGTCCGGCCAACTACGAACTCCATATCTTCTGCGTTCAGTGTAAACATCATCCACCAGTTAACGGCAACAGTAGACGTTCTCATCATTCAAAACGAACCCAAAATGACCACACTCCAGCTTTCTTCCCTGCCATCATCTGTAGCTCCATCTTTGAACCTCACTGATCCGTTGTTGCTGCTGTCGTAGAGAGCTCGAGAATCACCTGCTGCCTCGACCGATCACAGCCACACTCGTCTTCTTCCAAATAACCAGTCGCAGCAACAAACGCCAGCTGCATCGAACACAGCTAGCTACCAACCTCAGTTCTCCAAATTTCAGTTCATACAACTAATCCGAACCAATTCAGTTTTAGCCATCGGCAACCACCAAATTTCCTTCGCAACTATCTAACCAAATCAGTCCATGTCTGCAGGTACTCAACCAATCACCTCAAATGCTCCGTCTCACTCGAGTGCAGTCCCGTGAACGGAACTCCATCAGCATCGCGTCTGCAGCATCAACCATCACTGCCAACGCCATTCGATAATCACCAGCACCACTGTAGCCATTCTCCATCTTCGGCTACAGCTCCATTTCTCCACGGCAACAGTAGCTTTTTCCTTAATGCTGAATACGATCACCACTGGCCTCAATCAGTTCCAGCCAAAGCACCTTCAATTCAATGTAAACACCACTGCTCGCAAGAACTCAGCCACCGTAACTTCTTCACTTGGTGGCAACAACTCGAACAAAATCCATTCAAAATGATCCCACTTTCTGTCCATGCCAAGAACACTCGTACTTCTTATTCCTCTCCTTCGCAGAACAACATCAATTTCGAACCACAACGCCATGTCTTGTTGCTGCCAAACATTCTCCATACTCTTCCCAATTTCAGACGACAAAACAATCATTTCCTTCCTAAATCCCATCAGCACCAGTCTCCTGGCCATCATGCCATGTAAACAACTCCAGCGACTATTCAGGCCAATTACTTCATCTCTTGTCCGTCTACTCTTGCTGTGACAAGCTCAGCTAATAACCCACAGACTGGACCACTCTGACCTGTATGTTTCCACGGCACCTTCAGCTTTCATTTCCATGTTCACTTCAATACAGACCGAATACAACCCATTGTACCAGGACAAGGCACTTACAAATCCAAGTATCACCAGTTCGAGACATTACTACCACAGACCCCACCATGAACAATCTGAGTACAGCTGCTGCTTGGAGAAATGAAACTCTCTTTTGGTTTGAAAGAAGAGTATGCTCTCACATTCCACTTAAGAAAATGAGATAGTGGAAAGTACCACAAACAATATGCAGTGGAGAGTAAGACACGTCCACTCTTTATTTGTCCAGTACAAATGGGACCAGGTGCTTGCaaaagaaatgcattttttagcCCATTCAAAAATATGTCCGTGATCTAGCTTCAGTCAtgctgatatataaaaataccatATCAGCCGCTTTTGATCATTTTTGTCGCAAACCCTATTGAAGCTCCTTTTAGCCATTTTATTCTACGGATGAACGAATCCGCTTGTGCTTTCCACTAAAATACAGTATGATTAGCCAAAATATAgagtcctacctaatataaaCATAGGTATAAAATTTAGCACCTACGTGCTTATCAGTACGCGTACGTGTACGTAAATTATGGTTtgcggacatggattacatatgtgcaatagTACAGAAcatatatccaataatggt
This DNA window, taken from Papaver somniferum cultivar HN1 chromosome 3, ASM357369v1, whole genome shotgun sequence, encodes the following:
- the LOC113357033 gene encoding lecithin-cholesterol acyltransferase-like 4, translating into MVSWLFFLSSLLVFAITVPGIAGSILNYVDDNGAQQRIWVRFLCVDREFKNKHWSIFNPSTGETMSLDGNSKIVVPEDRYGIYAVDCLDPDLIVTCNFVCYFHTMIMEMLKWGFEEGKTLFGFGYDFCQINRGRRC